The following are from one region of the Betta splendens chromosome 15, fBetSpl5.4, whole genome shotgun sequence genome:
- the ncoa4 gene encoding nuclear receptor coactivator 4 isoform X5, which yields MLAAEMSGGGLKQCQQAQDQLEDAINGVTKAEQQLRENAKEVRAKLQSCVSRQLEALRCREVWLLSQIELLEQVKTETLQQQLYQLHWLRGQFDAICHQLQNSHSSNDLNNQLTSCMEKLSCLSLTPEETPEMSFQADTRSLRQAITSFGCITAQLPEGVSPQRGPVQSCPVTAKTQVPPLQVPEVAALSDWLLGTCPAKCAPIGHNLSQNPEDWLLSQTESKTSCPVLASVDFMQAWGHLRDLEAWLLKNQTPISRERTSSSCSSTFSIEKIDESDFNITPPEGDLDDWLVTPPYVAMETVSDAERWWQVLKPFEDTWSPSDWLAESSRSVTDCSSCCQTTRAMEIENLGQLKCLKTTVGLPEGPVMGLGAWLQQVVPVPDTCRANELCSSYNDCVCEDNCGKQALSLWLLQQDGRDKNGVSITTNTPPTMKTTLVADNAAQFTAKQAPLTLCHREQEQKVQAILQAWLHPIRSPCSSRSPLQTSSPPPPAWVAPGEGTESRAESPVMSLFHRPLDPELWILPGKSQSLASATSGQPTLTQEEDKWLLRKRSQVQVLPSVCDLFSCMKVGGDKEKWLHKAPVQM from the exons GTGCGTGCcaagctgcagagctgtgtgAGCCGTCAGCTGGAGGCTTTGCGCTGCAGAGAAGTTTGGCTTCTCAGTCAGattgagctgctggagcaggtgaagacggagacgctgcagcagcagctgtatcAGCTGCACTGG CTCCGGGGTCAGTTTGATGCAATCTGCCACCAGCTGCAGAACTCCCACAGCAGCAACGACCTGAACAACCAGCTGACCAGTTGCATGGAGAA GTTGTCCTGTCTCAGTCTGACTCCAGAGGAAACACCTGAGATGAGTTTCCAGGCAGACACACGCTCTTTGAGACAGGCCATCACCTCGTTTGGTTGTATCACAGCACAG CTTCCAGAGGGTGTGTCTCCTCAGAGAGGTCCAGTGCAGAGCTGTCCAGTTACTGCCAAGACACAGGTACCTCCACTCCAG GTGCCTGAGGTTGCAGCTCTGAGCGACTGGCTGCTGGGAACTTGTCCAGCCAAGTGTGCTCCTATTGGTCACAACCTCAGCCAGAACCCAGAGGACTGGCTCCTGTCCCAAACTGAGAGCAAG acTTCATGCCCTGTTCTGGCTTCAGTGGACTTTATGCAGGCCTGGGGCCACCTCCGTGACTTGGAGGCATGGCTGCTCAAGAACCAGACCCCCATAAGTAGGGagaggaccagcagcagctgcagttccaCGTTTTCCATTGAAAAGATTGACGAATCAGACTTCAACATCACTCCTCCGGAGGGGGACCTGGACGACTGGCTTGTCACTCCACCCtacgttgccatggagaccgtGTCTGATGCTGAGCGGTGGTGGCAGGTGTTGAAGCCATTCGAGGACACCTGGTCGCCCAGTGATTGGCTGGCGGAGTCAAGCCGGTCAGTCACAGATTGCTCTTCCTGCTGCCAAACCACCAGGGCCATGGAGATTGAGAACCTGGGCCAGCTCAAGTGCCTTAAAACCACGGTGGGGCTCCCTGAGGGCCCTGTGATGGGACTGGGAGCATGGCTGCAACAGGTGGTGCCAGTGCCAGATACCTGCAGGGCCAACGAGCTTTGTTCCTCCTACAACGACTGCGTCTGTGAGGACAACTGTGGGAAACAGGCTCTGAGCCTGTGGCTGCTTCAACAGGATGGACGGGACAAAAACGGCGTCTCCATCACCACCAACACCCCACCTACCATGAAAACGACATTGGTCGCAGACAATGCCGCCCAGTTCACTGCAAAGCAGGCCCCACTCACCTTGTGCCacagggagcaggagcagaag GTTCAGGCTATCCTTCAGGCTTGGCTGCATCCTATCAGAAGCCCATGCTCTAGCAGAAGCCCTCTGCAAACCtcttccccccctcctcctgcctgggTGGCTCCTGGGGAAGGGACGGAGAGCAGAGCGGAGTCCCCCGTCATGTCTTTGTTCCATCGTCCTTTGGATCCAGAGCTCTGGATCCTCCCAGGAAAGTCACAGAGTCTTGCTTCAGCAACCAGTGGTCAGCCTACTCTAACACAAGAGGAGGATAAGTGgctgctgaggaagaggagccaggTGCAG GTGCTGCCCTCTGTTTGTGACCTGTTTTCCTGTATGAAGGTGGGTGGAGACAAAGAGAAATGGCTGCACAAGGCTCCTGTCCAG ATGTGA
- the ncoa4 gene encoding nuclear receptor coactivator 4 isoform X4 produces MTSKARVHTKGSRMLAAEMSGGGLKQCQQAQDQLEDAINGVTKAEQQLRENAKEVRAKLQSCVSRQLEALRCREVWLLSQIELLEQVKTETLQQQLYQLHWLRGQFDAICHQLQNSHSSNDLNNQLTSCMEKLSCLSLTPEETPEMSFQADTRSLRQAITSFGCITAQLPEGVSPQRGPVQSCPVTAKTQVPEVAALSDWLLGTCPAKCAPIGHNLSQNPEDWLLSQTESKTSCPVLASVDFMQAWGHLRDLEAWLLKNQTPISRERTSSSCSSTFSIEKIDESDFNITPPEGDLDDWLVTPPYVAMETVSDAERWWQVLKPFEDTWSPSDWLAESSRSVTDCSSCCQTTRAMEIENLGQLKCLKTTVGLPEGPVMGLGAWLQQVVPVPDTCRANELCSSYNDCVCEDNCGKQALSLWLLQQDGRDKNGVSITTNTPPTMKTTLVADNAAQFTAKQAPLTLCHREQEQKVQAILQAWLHPIRSPCSSRSPLQTSSPPPPAWVAPGEGTESRAESPVMSLFHRPLDPELWILPGKSQSLASATSGQPTLTQEEDKWLLRKRSQVQVLPSVCDLFSCMKVGGDKEKWLHKAPVQM; encoded by the exons GTGCGTGCcaagctgcagagctgtgtgAGCCGTCAGCTGGAGGCTTTGCGCTGCAGAGAAGTTTGGCTTCTCAGTCAGattgagctgctggagcaggtgaagacggagacgctgcagcagcagctgtatcAGCTGCACTGG CTCCGGGGTCAGTTTGATGCAATCTGCCACCAGCTGCAGAACTCCCACAGCAGCAACGACCTGAACAACCAGCTGACCAGTTGCATGGAGAA GTTGTCCTGTCTCAGTCTGACTCCAGAGGAAACACCTGAGATGAGTTTCCAGGCAGACACACGCTCTTTGAGACAGGCCATCACCTCGTTTGGTTGTATCACAGCACAG CTTCCAGAGGGTGTGTCTCCTCAGAGAGGTCCAGTGCAGAGCTGTCCAGTTACTGCCAAGACACAG GTGCCTGAGGTTGCAGCTCTGAGCGACTGGCTGCTGGGAACTTGTCCAGCCAAGTGTGCTCCTATTGGTCACAACCTCAGCCAGAACCCAGAGGACTGGCTCCTGTCCCAAACTGAGAGCAAG acTTCATGCCCTGTTCTGGCTTCAGTGGACTTTATGCAGGCCTGGGGCCACCTCCGTGACTTGGAGGCATGGCTGCTCAAGAACCAGACCCCCATAAGTAGGGagaggaccagcagcagctgcagttccaCGTTTTCCATTGAAAAGATTGACGAATCAGACTTCAACATCACTCCTCCGGAGGGGGACCTGGACGACTGGCTTGTCACTCCACCCtacgttgccatggagaccgtGTCTGATGCTGAGCGGTGGTGGCAGGTGTTGAAGCCATTCGAGGACACCTGGTCGCCCAGTGATTGGCTGGCGGAGTCAAGCCGGTCAGTCACAGATTGCTCTTCCTGCTGCCAAACCACCAGGGCCATGGAGATTGAGAACCTGGGCCAGCTCAAGTGCCTTAAAACCACGGTGGGGCTCCCTGAGGGCCCTGTGATGGGACTGGGAGCATGGCTGCAACAGGTGGTGCCAGTGCCAGATACCTGCAGGGCCAACGAGCTTTGTTCCTCCTACAACGACTGCGTCTGTGAGGACAACTGTGGGAAACAGGCTCTGAGCCTGTGGCTGCTTCAACAGGATGGACGGGACAAAAACGGCGTCTCCATCACCACCAACACCCCACCTACCATGAAAACGACATTGGTCGCAGACAATGCCGCCCAGTTCACTGCAAAGCAGGCCCCACTCACCTTGTGCCacagggagcaggagcagaag GTTCAGGCTATCCTTCAGGCTTGGCTGCATCCTATCAGAAGCCCATGCTCTAGCAGAAGCCCTCTGCAAACCtcttccccccctcctcctgcctgggTGGCTCCTGGGGAAGGGACGGAGAGCAGAGCGGAGTCCCCCGTCATGTCTTTGTTCCATCGTCCTTTGGATCCAGAGCTCTGGATCCTCCCAGGAAAGTCACAGAGTCTTGCTTCAGCAACCAGTGGTCAGCCTACTCTAACACAAGAGGAGGATAAGTGgctgctgaggaagaggagccaggTGCAG GTGCTGCCCTCTGTTTGTGACCTGTTTTCCTGTATGAAGGTGGGTGGAGACAAAGAGAAATGGCTGCACAAGGCTCCTGTCCAG ATGTGA
- the ncoa4 gene encoding nuclear receptor coactivator 4 isoform X2 — protein MRMLAAEMSGGGLKQCQQAQDQLEDAINGVTKAEQQLRENAKEVRAKLQSCVSRQLEALRCREVWLLSQIELLEQVKTETLQQQLYQLHWLRGQFDAICHQLQNSHSSNDLNNQLTSCMEKLSCLSLTPEETPEMSFQADTRSLRQAITSFGCITAQLPEGVSPQRGPVQSCPVTAKTQVPEVAALSDWLLGTCPAKCAPIGHNLSQNPEDWLLSQTESKTSCPVLASVDFMQAWGHLRDLEAWLLKNQTPISRERTSSSCSSTFSIEKIDESDFNITPPEGDLDDWLVTPPYVAMETVSDAERWWQVLKPFEDTWSPSDWLAESSRSVTDCSSCCQTTRAMEIENLGQLKCLKTTVGLPEGPVMGLGAWLQQVVPVPDTCRANELCSSYNDCVCEDNCGKQALSLWLLQQDGRDKNGVSITTNTPPTMKTTLVADNAAQFTAKQAPLTLCHREQEQKVQAILQAWLHPIRSPCSSRSPLQTSSPPPPAWVAPGEGTESRAESPVMSLFHRPLDPELWILPGKSQSLASATSGQPTLTQEEDKWLLRKRSQVQVLPSVCDLFSCMKVGGDKEKWLHKAPVQM, from the exons GTGCGTGCcaagctgcagagctgtgtgAGCCGTCAGCTGGAGGCTTTGCGCTGCAGAGAAGTTTGGCTTCTCAGTCAGattgagctgctggagcaggtgaagacggagacgctgcagcagcagctgtatcAGCTGCACTGG CTCCGGGGTCAGTTTGATGCAATCTGCCACCAGCTGCAGAACTCCCACAGCAGCAACGACCTGAACAACCAGCTGACCAGTTGCATGGAGAA GTTGTCCTGTCTCAGTCTGACTCCAGAGGAAACACCTGAGATGAGTTTCCAGGCAGACACACGCTCTTTGAGACAGGCCATCACCTCGTTTGGTTGTATCACAGCACAG CTTCCAGAGGGTGTGTCTCCTCAGAGAGGTCCAGTGCAGAGCTGTCCAGTTACTGCCAAGACACAG GTGCCTGAGGTTGCAGCTCTGAGCGACTGGCTGCTGGGAACTTGTCCAGCCAAGTGTGCTCCTATTGGTCACAACCTCAGCCAGAACCCAGAGGACTGGCTCCTGTCCCAAACTGAGAGCAAG acTTCATGCCCTGTTCTGGCTTCAGTGGACTTTATGCAGGCCTGGGGCCACCTCCGTGACTTGGAGGCATGGCTGCTCAAGAACCAGACCCCCATAAGTAGGGagaggaccagcagcagctgcagttccaCGTTTTCCATTGAAAAGATTGACGAATCAGACTTCAACATCACTCCTCCGGAGGGGGACCTGGACGACTGGCTTGTCACTCCACCCtacgttgccatggagaccgtGTCTGATGCTGAGCGGTGGTGGCAGGTGTTGAAGCCATTCGAGGACACCTGGTCGCCCAGTGATTGGCTGGCGGAGTCAAGCCGGTCAGTCACAGATTGCTCTTCCTGCTGCCAAACCACCAGGGCCATGGAGATTGAGAACCTGGGCCAGCTCAAGTGCCTTAAAACCACGGTGGGGCTCCCTGAGGGCCCTGTGATGGGACTGGGAGCATGGCTGCAACAGGTGGTGCCAGTGCCAGATACCTGCAGGGCCAACGAGCTTTGTTCCTCCTACAACGACTGCGTCTGTGAGGACAACTGTGGGAAACAGGCTCTGAGCCTGTGGCTGCTTCAACAGGATGGACGGGACAAAAACGGCGTCTCCATCACCACCAACACCCCACCTACCATGAAAACGACATTGGTCGCAGACAATGCCGCCCAGTTCACTGCAAAGCAGGCCCCACTCACCTTGTGCCacagggagcaggagcagaag GTTCAGGCTATCCTTCAGGCTTGGCTGCATCCTATCAGAAGCCCATGCTCTAGCAGAAGCCCTCTGCAAACCtcttccccccctcctcctgcctgggTGGCTCCTGGGGAAGGGACGGAGAGCAGAGCGGAGTCCCCCGTCATGTCTTTGTTCCATCGTCCTTTGGATCCAGAGCTCTGGATCCTCCCAGGAAAGTCACAGAGTCTTGCTTCAGCAACCAGTGGTCAGCCTACTCTAACACAAGAGGAGGATAAGTGgctgctgaggaagaggagccaggTGCAG GTGCTGCCCTCTGTTTGTGACCTGTTTTCCTGTATGAAGGTGGGTGGAGACAAAGAGAAATGGCTGCACAAGGCTCCTGTCCAG ATGTGA
- the ncoa4 gene encoding nuclear receptor coactivator 4 isoform X1 yields the protein MRMLAAEMSGGGLKQCQQAQDQLEDAINGVTKAEQQLRENAKEVRAKLQSCVSRQLEALRCREVWLLSQIELLEQVKTETLQQQLYQLHWLRGQFDAICHQLQNSHSSNDLNNQLTSCMEKLSCLSLTPEETPEMSFQADTRSLRQAITSFGCITAQLPEGVSPQRGPVQSCPVTAKTQVPPLQVPEVAALSDWLLGTCPAKCAPIGHNLSQNPEDWLLSQTESKTSCPVLASVDFMQAWGHLRDLEAWLLKNQTPISRERTSSSCSSTFSIEKIDESDFNITPPEGDLDDWLVTPPYVAMETVSDAERWWQVLKPFEDTWSPSDWLAESSRSVTDCSSCCQTTRAMEIENLGQLKCLKTTVGLPEGPVMGLGAWLQQVVPVPDTCRANELCSSYNDCVCEDNCGKQALSLWLLQQDGRDKNGVSITTNTPPTMKTTLVADNAAQFTAKQAPLTLCHREQEQKVQAILQAWLHPIRSPCSSRSPLQTSSPPPPAWVAPGEGTESRAESPVMSLFHRPLDPELWILPGKSQSLASATSGQPTLTQEEDKWLLRKRSQVQVLPSVCDLFSCMKVGGDKEKWLHKAPVQM from the exons GTGCGTGCcaagctgcagagctgtgtgAGCCGTCAGCTGGAGGCTTTGCGCTGCAGAGAAGTTTGGCTTCTCAGTCAGattgagctgctggagcaggtgaagacggagacgctgcagcagcagctgtatcAGCTGCACTGG CTCCGGGGTCAGTTTGATGCAATCTGCCACCAGCTGCAGAACTCCCACAGCAGCAACGACCTGAACAACCAGCTGACCAGTTGCATGGAGAA GTTGTCCTGTCTCAGTCTGACTCCAGAGGAAACACCTGAGATGAGTTTCCAGGCAGACACACGCTCTTTGAGACAGGCCATCACCTCGTTTGGTTGTATCACAGCACAG CTTCCAGAGGGTGTGTCTCCTCAGAGAGGTCCAGTGCAGAGCTGTCCAGTTACTGCCAAGACACAGGTACCTCCACTCCAG GTGCCTGAGGTTGCAGCTCTGAGCGACTGGCTGCTGGGAACTTGTCCAGCCAAGTGTGCTCCTATTGGTCACAACCTCAGCCAGAACCCAGAGGACTGGCTCCTGTCCCAAACTGAGAGCAAG acTTCATGCCCTGTTCTGGCTTCAGTGGACTTTATGCAGGCCTGGGGCCACCTCCGTGACTTGGAGGCATGGCTGCTCAAGAACCAGACCCCCATAAGTAGGGagaggaccagcagcagctgcagttccaCGTTTTCCATTGAAAAGATTGACGAATCAGACTTCAACATCACTCCTCCGGAGGGGGACCTGGACGACTGGCTTGTCACTCCACCCtacgttgccatggagaccgtGTCTGATGCTGAGCGGTGGTGGCAGGTGTTGAAGCCATTCGAGGACACCTGGTCGCCCAGTGATTGGCTGGCGGAGTCAAGCCGGTCAGTCACAGATTGCTCTTCCTGCTGCCAAACCACCAGGGCCATGGAGATTGAGAACCTGGGCCAGCTCAAGTGCCTTAAAACCACGGTGGGGCTCCCTGAGGGCCCTGTGATGGGACTGGGAGCATGGCTGCAACAGGTGGTGCCAGTGCCAGATACCTGCAGGGCCAACGAGCTTTGTTCCTCCTACAACGACTGCGTCTGTGAGGACAACTGTGGGAAACAGGCTCTGAGCCTGTGGCTGCTTCAACAGGATGGACGGGACAAAAACGGCGTCTCCATCACCACCAACACCCCACCTACCATGAAAACGACATTGGTCGCAGACAATGCCGCCCAGTTCACTGCAAAGCAGGCCCCACTCACCTTGTGCCacagggagcaggagcagaag GTTCAGGCTATCCTTCAGGCTTGGCTGCATCCTATCAGAAGCCCATGCTCTAGCAGAAGCCCTCTGCAAACCtcttccccccctcctcctgcctgggTGGCTCCTGGGGAAGGGACGGAGAGCAGAGCGGAGTCCCCCGTCATGTCTTTGTTCCATCGTCCTTTGGATCCAGAGCTCTGGATCCTCCCAGGAAAGTCACAGAGTCTTGCTTCAGCAACCAGTGGTCAGCCTACTCTAACACAAGAGGAGGATAAGTGgctgctgaggaagaggagccaggTGCAG GTGCTGCCCTCTGTTTGTGACCTGTTTTCCTGTATGAAGGTGGGTGGAGACAAAGAGAAATGGCTGCACAAGGCTCCTGTCCAG ATGTGA
- the ncoa4 gene encoding nuclear receptor coactivator 4 isoform X3, whose translation MTSKARVHTKGSRMLAAEMSGGGLKQCQQAQDQLEDAINGVTKAEQQLRENAKEVRAKLQSCVSRQLEALRCREVWLLSQIELLEQVKTETLQQQLYQLHWLRGQFDAICHQLQNSHSSNDLNNQLTSCMEKLSCLSLTPEETPEMSFQADTRSLRQAITSFGCITAQLPEGVSPQRGPVQSCPVTAKTQVPPLQVPEVAALSDWLLGTCPAKCAPIGHNLSQNPEDWLLSQTESKTSCPVLASVDFMQAWGHLRDLEAWLLKNQTPISRERTSSSCSSTFSIEKIDESDFNITPPEGDLDDWLVTPPYVAMETVSDAERWWQVLKPFEDTWSPSDWLAESSRSVTDCSSCCQTTRAMEIENLGQLKCLKTTVGLPEGPVMGLGAWLQQVVPVPDTCRANELCSSYNDCVCEDNCGKQALSLWLLQQDGRDKNGVSITTNTPPTMKTTLVADNAAQFTAKQAPLTLCHREQEQKVQAILQAWLHPIRSPCSSRSPLQTSSPPPPAWVAPGEGTESRAESPVMSLFHRPLDPELWILPGKSQSLASATSGQPTLTQEEDKWLLRKRSQVQVLPSVCDLFSCMKVGGDKEKWLHKAPVQM comes from the exons GTGCGTGCcaagctgcagagctgtgtgAGCCGTCAGCTGGAGGCTTTGCGCTGCAGAGAAGTTTGGCTTCTCAGTCAGattgagctgctggagcaggtgaagacggagacgctgcagcagcagctgtatcAGCTGCACTGG CTCCGGGGTCAGTTTGATGCAATCTGCCACCAGCTGCAGAACTCCCACAGCAGCAACGACCTGAACAACCAGCTGACCAGTTGCATGGAGAA GTTGTCCTGTCTCAGTCTGACTCCAGAGGAAACACCTGAGATGAGTTTCCAGGCAGACACACGCTCTTTGAGACAGGCCATCACCTCGTTTGGTTGTATCACAGCACAG CTTCCAGAGGGTGTGTCTCCTCAGAGAGGTCCAGTGCAGAGCTGTCCAGTTACTGCCAAGACACAGGTACCTCCACTCCAG GTGCCTGAGGTTGCAGCTCTGAGCGACTGGCTGCTGGGAACTTGTCCAGCCAAGTGTGCTCCTATTGGTCACAACCTCAGCCAGAACCCAGAGGACTGGCTCCTGTCCCAAACTGAGAGCAAG acTTCATGCCCTGTTCTGGCTTCAGTGGACTTTATGCAGGCCTGGGGCCACCTCCGTGACTTGGAGGCATGGCTGCTCAAGAACCAGACCCCCATAAGTAGGGagaggaccagcagcagctgcagttccaCGTTTTCCATTGAAAAGATTGACGAATCAGACTTCAACATCACTCCTCCGGAGGGGGACCTGGACGACTGGCTTGTCACTCCACCCtacgttgccatggagaccgtGTCTGATGCTGAGCGGTGGTGGCAGGTGTTGAAGCCATTCGAGGACACCTGGTCGCCCAGTGATTGGCTGGCGGAGTCAAGCCGGTCAGTCACAGATTGCTCTTCCTGCTGCCAAACCACCAGGGCCATGGAGATTGAGAACCTGGGCCAGCTCAAGTGCCTTAAAACCACGGTGGGGCTCCCTGAGGGCCCTGTGATGGGACTGGGAGCATGGCTGCAACAGGTGGTGCCAGTGCCAGATACCTGCAGGGCCAACGAGCTTTGTTCCTCCTACAACGACTGCGTCTGTGAGGACAACTGTGGGAAACAGGCTCTGAGCCTGTGGCTGCTTCAACAGGATGGACGGGACAAAAACGGCGTCTCCATCACCACCAACACCCCACCTACCATGAAAACGACATTGGTCGCAGACAATGCCGCCCAGTTCACTGCAAAGCAGGCCCCACTCACCTTGTGCCacagggagcaggagcagaag GTTCAGGCTATCCTTCAGGCTTGGCTGCATCCTATCAGAAGCCCATGCTCTAGCAGAAGCCCTCTGCAAACCtcttccccccctcctcctgcctgggTGGCTCCTGGGGAAGGGACGGAGAGCAGAGCGGAGTCCCCCGTCATGTCTTTGTTCCATCGTCCTTTGGATCCAGAGCTCTGGATCCTCCCAGGAAAGTCACAGAGTCTTGCTTCAGCAACCAGTGGTCAGCCTACTCTAACACAAGAGGAGGATAAGTGgctgctgaggaagaggagccaggTGCAG GTGCTGCCCTCTGTTTGTGACCTGTTTTCCTGTATGAAGGTGGGTGGAGACAAAGAGAAATGGCTGCACAAGGCTCCTGTCCAG ATGTGA